A window of the Parabacteroides merdae ATCC 43184 genome harbors these coding sequences:
- a CDS encoding AMP-binding protein — MDNKQLISKKHPDNCQLSTVNCQLSEFISDWKSASPYLEVQTSGSTGTPKRIMVRKEQMVNSARLTCDYLGLRQGDKALLCMPLRYIAGKMMVVRSLVAGLDLVIREPSGHPMADIDMPLRFAAMIPLQVYNTLQIPEERERLCQIDILIIGGGSIDHELEARIQELPICVYSTYGMTETLSHIALRRLNGPDASPYYTPFPSVKLSLSTDDTLIIDAPLVTDETLVTNDVAELLPDGRFRILGRKDNIINSGGIKIQTEIVEEILRPIIPTNFAITSVPDPKFGEAMILLITTGNDHFPSKKTASSLIGEQSLSLPENNLFSELEEMIFGILPKYQRPKHILQIESIPLTGSGKIDRAACRKLAMERYTG; from the coding sequence ATGGACAACAAACAATTGATAAGTAAGAAACATCCCGATAATTGTCAATTGTCAACAGTCAATTGCCAATTATCCGAATTCATTTCCGATTGGAAGTCTGCCTCTCCTTACTTGGAAGTACAAACTTCCGGTTCGACCGGTACACCCAAACGAATCATGGTCCGCAAGGAACAGATGGTAAATAGTGCCCGCCTCACCTGCGATTATTTAGGGTTGCGGCAGGGGGATAAAGCCCTCCTTTGTATGCCACTCCGATACATTGCCGGAAAGATGATGGTCGTACGGTCACTCGTGGCAGGGTTAGATTTGGTCATACGTGAACCTTCCGGGCATCCGATGGCAGACATCGACATGCCACTCCGATTCGCAGCCATGATTCCGTTACAAGTATACAATACGCTACAGATTCCGGAAGAACGAGAGCGCCTCTGCCAAATCGATATCCTAATCATCGGTGGCGGCTCTATCGACCATGAACTGGAAGCACGGATACAAGAATTGCCTATCTGCGTTTACTCCACCTACGGAATGACAGAAACACTTTCGCATATCGCCCTCCGACGGTTGAACGGACCGGATGCATCTCCTTATTACACGCCTTTCCCGTCTGTCAAGCTATCACTCTCGACTGACGACACACTGATAATAGACGCTCCACTCGTCACCGACGAAACACTTGTCACTAACGATGTCGCCGAACTGCTCCCAGACGGCCGTTTCCGCATCTTAGGGAGGAAAGACAACATCATCAACAGCGGAGGCATAAAAATACAAACGGAGATTGTGGAAGAAATCTTGCGCCCCATCATTCCTACCAATTTTGCCATAACATCCGTTCCAGATCCAAAGTTCGGAGAGGCTATGATTTTATTGATCACCACAGGAAATGACCACTTCCCGAGTAAAAAGACAGCCTCTTCCCTTATTGGAGAACAATCTCTCTCATTACCTGAAAACAATCTCTTTTCCGAGCTGGAAGAAATGATATTTGGAATATTACCCAAATACCAACGTCCGAAGCACATTCTCCAGATTGAATCAATTCCTCTTACCGGTAGCGGAAAGATCGATCGGGCGGCATGCCGGAAATTGGCAATGGAAAGATATA